The Limnochorda sp. LNt genome includes a region encoding these proteins:
- a CDS encoding carbohydrate ABC transporter permease, producing MTGRRSAWAGFVFTVPAIVVLGAILLVPVLDVFRTSLSNPSFPGLGNFVELLQEEVFWKALGNTILFTVVSVAGHLVLGLWVAMLVNKPLAGQRVFRNVVLLPWMLPPAVVATTWAWMYHLPFGLMNPILLKLGLIRQPLAWLSEPSLAMPSLLVANLWRGFPFVSIILLAGLQSIPAYLYEAASVDGANAWQKFWGVTLPSMSRIMLIAMMLDLIGTVKYFDLIWVMTHGGPANQTEVFATLIYRLAFVFYRTGPAAALAVIMFGVLGLLTYLYLRTSRHQDQYV from the coding sequence ATGACAGGGCGCAGGTCAGCGTGGGCAGGCTTCGTGTTCACAGTACCGGCCATCGTCGTCCTCGGGGCCATCCTGCTGGTGCCGGTGCTGGACGTGTTCCGGACCAGCTTGAGTAACCCGTCGTTTCCCGGCCTCGGCAACTTCGTGGAACTCCTTCAAGAGGAGGTGTTCTGGAAGGCGCTCGGGAATACCATCCTCTTTACCGTTGTGAGCGTCGCGGGACATCTCGTCCTTGGCCTCTGGGTTGCGATGCTGGTCAACAAGCCGCTGGCAGGGCAGCGCGTCTTCCGCAACGTCGTTCTCCTGCCGTGGATGCTTCCTCCAGCCGTTGTGGCAACAACCTGGGCGTGGATGTACCATCTCCCGTTTGGGCTGATGAACCCCATCCTGCTGAAGCTCGGCCTGATCAGGCAGCCGTTGGCATGGCTGTCGGAACCGTCCCTTGCGATGCCATCCCTGCTCGTGGCGAATCTGTGGCGGGGATTCCCCTTCGTATCCATCATCCTGCTGGCGGGACTCCAGTCGATCCCTGCCTACCTCTACGAGGCCGCCAGCGTAGACGGCGCGAACGCGTGGCAGAAATTCTGGGGCGTAACACTGCCGTCCATGTCCCGGATCATGCTCATCGCGATGATGCTCGACCTGATCGGTACGGTGAAGTACTTCGACCTTATTTGGGTGATGACCCACGGTGGCCCCGCGAACCAGACCGAGGTGTTTGCCACGCTGATTTACCGCCTGGCGTTCGTGTTTTACCGTACCGGCCCTGCTGCCGCGCTTGCCGTGATCATGTTTGGCGTGCTTGGCTTGTTGACATACCTGTACCTCCGTACCTCCCGGCACCAAGACCAGTACGTGTAG
- a CDS encoding transposase, translating to MRVLTRLMRRAKEAGIGYAFRSETACVRSAAGCAASARCFAGEEKAQAEVDRLTAEVARRAEQTLQEAERMARAVQRRIRQLGPAVGARYRALAQGLVTYTRRLRRVLEQTRLRLQGIRTIPDRLVSLFDPDARPIRRGKLSKPVEFGYKLTLVETQEGFISHWRLHVGNPSDDSLLVDAVAGHIHAVGATPRAVAADRGMSSRANEAALRAMGIAHVALPARGGRARRLFERRRAFRRLLRWRSGQEGRIAHLKHAFELDRSRYRGADRAATWSGEGVFAHNLTRAARRLLALAPAGA from the coding sequence GTGCGGGTGCTGACGCGGCTGATGCGCCGGGCCAAGGAAGCCGGCATCGGGTACGCCTTTCGGTCCGAGACCGCCTGCGTTCGGTCCGCCGCCGGCTGCGCCGCATCGGCCAGGTGCTTCGCCGGGGAGGAGAAGGCCCAGGCCGAGGTGGACCGGCTTACCGCCGAAGTGGCTCGGCGGGCCGAGCAGACGCTTCAGGAGGCCGAGCGCATGGCTCGGGCTGTCCAGCGCCGCATCCGACAGCTCGGTCCGGCGGTCGGCGCTCGTTACCGGGCCCTCGCGCAGGGTCTGGTCACGTACACCCGCCGCCTGCGCCGGGTGCTGGAGCAGACCCGGCTTCGCTTGCAGGGCATCCGGACCATCCCGGACCGGCTGGTCAGCCTCTTCGACCCGGATGCGCGCCCCATCCGGCGGGGGAAGCTTTCGAAGCCCGTCGAGTTCGGCTACAAGCTGACCCTGGTGGAGACCCAGGAGGGCTTCATCAGCCACTGGCGGCTGCATGTCGGCAATCCCAGCGACGACAGCTTGCTGGTGGACGCCGTGGCGGGCCACATCCACGCGGTCGGAGCCACGCCCCGAGCCGTGGCCGCCGACCGGGGCATGAGCAGCCGGGCCAACGAGGCGGCCCTTCGGGCGATGGGCATCGCGCACGTGGCCCTGCCGGCCCGAGGCGGTCGGGCTCGTCGACTTTTCGAGCGACGCCGGGCCTTTCGGCGGTTGCTCCGCTGGCGCAGCGGCCAGGAGGGGCGCATTGCGCACCTCAAGCACGCCTTTGAGCTCGACCGCAGCCGCTATCGGGGTGCCGACCGGGCGGCGACCTGGAGCGGGGAGGGCGTTTTTGCCCACAACCTGACCCGGGCGGCCCGCCGGCTGCTGGCCCTGGCCCCGGCAGGCGCCTGA
- a CDS encoding transposase → MRRDRNVAFKADLFESLIDPQLFELPKELAIIDRLLDDERFLEPIRRKLTARRGRPTIPLETYLRMMYLKRRYRLGFEALVKEVADSLVWRRFCRLRLTDKVPDATTLIKLTHRLGPEVIEQLNDALMAQLVEARLMKRHGQRIRVDTTVVEANIHHPTDAGLLADGCGC, encoded by the coding sequence GTGCGTCGGGACCGCAACGTGGCGTTCAAGGCGGACCTCTTCGAAAGCCTCATCGACCCCCAGCTCTTCGAGCTGCCCAAGGAGCTGGCCATCATCGACCGGCTGCTGGACGACGAGCGCTTCCTGGAGCCTATCCGGCGCAAGCTCACGGCCCGGCGGGGTCGGCCCACCATCCCCCTGGAGACGTACCTGCGCATGATGTACCTGAAGCGCCGGTACCGGCTGGGCTTCGAGGCCCTCGTCAAGGAAGTGGCCGACAGCCTGGTCTGGCGGCGCTTTTGCCGGTTGCGCTTGACCGACAAGGTGCCCGATGCCACCACCCTCATCAAGCTGACGCACCGACTGGGTCCGGAAGTCATCGAGCAACTCAACGACGCCCTGATGGCCCAGCTGGTGGAGGCGCGGCTGATGAAGCGCCACGGCCAGCGGATCCGGGTGGACACCACGGTGGTGGAAGCCAACATCCATCACCCCACCGACGCGGGCCTGCTGGCCGACGGGTGCGGGTGCTGA
- a CDS encoding PLP-dependent aminotransferase family protein, whose protein sequence is MITYEDIGVTPVINASGMMTRLGGASLSPAVASAMAHAGAAYVDMDVLKQRAGAMIAKWAGAESAWVTCGAGAGIAIMTAACVAGTDPRRIERLPNADWQPREIVVQSGHLINFGAPIAQMIRLGGGEPRPVGWANATPAELFAASLDDHVAAVLFVQSHHCVQKGMLPLADVIRLAHGRGIPVLVDAAAETDLRSYIEAGADLVTYSGGKAFGGPTSGIICGKESLVAACRAQEQGIARAMKVGKETIMGLLTALSTYVARSPTELLAPLTRVAEELLAGLKELPYTRAYIERDEAGRPIVRLVMQLDEVRLGFTAAALVDWLARTTPPVMVRTHRVNLGIIAFDPRPLRPPDVPVVIRLVREAYASLRSGGAQS, encoded by the coding sequence TTGATCACGTATGAGGACATCGGGGTTACCCCAGTTATCAACGCGAGCGGGATGATGACCCGCCTGGGGGGCGCCTCCCTGAGCCCGGCCGTAGCCTCGGCCATGGCCCATGCGGGGGCCGCGTACGTCGACATGGACGTCCTCAAACAGCGCGCTGGTGCGATGATAGCTAAGTGGGCCGGCGCTGAATCCGCCTGGGTCACCTGCGGCGCAGGAGCCGGGATTGCTATCATGACAGCCGCTTGTGTGGCCGGAACAGACCCTCGTCGCATAGAGCGGCTGCCCAACGCGGATTGGCAGCCCCGCGAGATCGTGGTGCAGAGTGGGCACCTGATTAACTTCGGTGCCCCCATAGCGCAGATGATACGCCTCGGCGGCGGAGAACCCCGCCCGGTCGGGTGGGCAAATGCCACTCCCGCGGAACTGTTCGCAGCGTCGTTGGACGACCATGTTGCCGCCGTCCTCTTCGTGCAGTCCCACCACTGCGTCCAGAAGGGAATGCTGCCGCTCGCCGACGTGATCCGGCTCGCTCATGGCCGGGGTATCCCCGTCCTAGTCGACGCCGCTGCGGAGACCGACTTGAGGTCGTACATCGAAGCGGGAGCGGACCTGGTCACGTATAGCGGCGGAAAAGCGTTCGGTGGGCCGACCTCCGGGATCATATGCGGAAAGGAAAGCCTTGTCGCCGCATGCCGCGCCCAGGAGCAGGGGATCGCTCGCGCGATGAAGGTCGGGAAAGAGACCATCATGGGGCTGTTGACCGCCCTTTCGACCTACGTGGCCCGATCCCCCACGGAACTGCTGGCGCCACTGACTCGCGTGGCCGAAGAGCTCCTTGCCGGCCTCAAAGAGCTGCCGTACACCCGCGCCTACATTGAACGCGACGAAGCCGGGCGCCCGATCGTCCGGCTGGTGATGCAGTTGGACGAGGTTCGCCTCGGCTTTACCGCCGCGGCGCTCGTCGACTGGCTGGCGCGCACCACTCCTCCGGTTATGGTGCGCACCCATCGCGTTAACCTAGGGATCATCGCCTTCGATCCTCGCCCGTTGCGCCCACCGGATGTGCCGGTAGTTATACGCCTTGTCCGTGAGGCTTACGCGAGCCTGCGATCTGGCGGCGCTCAATCCTAG
- a CDS encoding IclR family transcriptional regulator, translated as MPKRSLDVVTARPTERALDVLELLAESATGTSVSEVAERMHCHRSTASRLLATLAERGYVERRADGRYGLGLRILTLAHRALDSMEIRRRAKPYLQYLVKVSEETVNIAVLDGLEIVYIDRLMGTQPISLRTPVGARAPAHCTAIGKVLLAELPEEEARRRLSSRVLTPFTAYTVTNVEDLMRQLSTVRAQGYALNDREHREDSRCIAAPVRDYTGKGIAAISITAPVFRMSEERINELVPYLKAAAQNLSRDLGYAVAGDSVAGLAVRDDP; from the coding sequence ATGCCCAAGAGGTCCCTAGATGTCGTCACGGCGCGCCCCACGGAGCGAGCACTGGACGTCCTCGAGCTGTTGGCCGAGAGTGCCACCGGTACGAGCGTGAGCGAAGTAGCGGAGCGGATGCACTGTCACCGCAGCACGGCCTCCCGATTGCTCGCGACCCTGGCCGAGAGGGGGTATGTAGAGCGCCGGGCGGACGGGAGGTACGGTTTGGGACTGCGCATCCTCACCCTGGCCCACCGTGCCCTCGACAGCATGGAGATCCGCCGGCGAGCGAAGCCGTACCTGCAGTACCTAGTGAAGGTTAGCGAGGAGACGGTCAACATCGCGGTATTGGACGGCCTGGAAATCGTGTACATCGATCGGTTGATGGGCACCCAGCCCATCAGCCTCCGGACGCCCGTGGGGGCGCGTGCGCCCGCCCACTGCACGGCCATAGGGAAAGTGCTGCTGGCCGAGTTACCCGAGGAGGAGGCTCGCCGCAGGCTGTCTTCGCGTGTTCTGACGCCGTTCACGGCCTACACGGTGACCAACGTGGAGGATCTTATGCGGCAATTGAGCACCGTCCGCGCCCAAGGCTACGCCCTCAATGACCGGGAGCACCGCGAGGATTCGCGATGCATCGCCGCTCCGGTGCGGGACTACACAGGCAAGGGCATTGCCGCCATCAGCATCACCGCTCCCGTGTTTCGGATGTCCGAGGAGCGCATCAACGAGTTGGTGCCATATCTGAAAGCTGCCGCTCAGAACCTGTCCCGAGACCTCGGTTACGCGGTCGCGGGCGATTCGGTGGCCGGGCTCGCTGTGAGGGACGACCCCTGA
- a CDS encoding xylulokinase, translated as MGLLEARQPLAAAHLSEVYKTLDEWAAGSIPGCRGLLFLPYVHGAEVPAFRPNATGAFLGLRPEHDVRDLARAVLEGVSLGLREIVDVLQRRGVIITRLSLTGGGGRSRQWPRILASVLDRPLELMTREVSALGAAMLGAVASGIHPSLQTAVRHMAATPERVVEPEPAWTEAYKAVHTEFRRALAANWRVRLDHV; from the coding sequence GTGGGGTTGTTGGAGGCCAGGCAACCCCTTGCTGCTGCGCACCTGTCCGAGGTGTACAAAACGCTGGACGAGTGGGCGGCTGGCTCGATTCCGGGGTGCCGGGGGCTCTTGTTCCTGCCGTACGTCCACGGGGCTGAGGTGCCAGCGTTCCGGCCCAATGCGACGGGGGCCTTTCTGGGGCTGCGGCCGGAGCATGATGTCCGAGACCTGGCACGCGCTGTGCTGGAGGGAGTCTCTCTGGGCCTTCGCGAGATAGTGGACGTGCTGCAAAGGCGAGGCGTTATCATCACCCGTCTGTCGCTGACGGGAGGCGGTGGACGCAGTCGTCAATGGCCCCGGATCCTCGCAAGCGTTCTCGACAGACCGCTCGAACTGATGACCCGAGAAGTGTCGGCTCTGGGAGCAGCAATGCTGGGGGCTGTCGCCAGCGGGATCCACCCGTCGCTTCAAACCGCCGTTCGACACATGGCGGCAACGCCTGAACGGGTCGTCGAACCGGAGCCAGCCTGGACGGAAGCCTACAAGGCGGTCCATACGGAGTTTCGAAGGGCTCTTGCCGCGAACTGGAGGGTGCGACTTGATCACGTATGA
- a CDS encoding transposase, with the protein MDADAGTLTCPAGQTVRFDPGRLQHHKGFVVSFAAEACGACPLKARCTPAAARQVTIHPYEVELRQARAYQRTPAFRERYRLRARIERIVRQLKTHGARKARYWGRIKVRFQLLLAAINHNIKEVMAAGPPVGVVGPA; encoded by the coding sequence CTGGACGCCGACGCCGGCACGCTCACCTGCCCCGCAGGGCAGACGGTCCGCTTCGACCCGGGCCGACTGCAGCACCACAAGGGGTTCGTGGTGAGCTTTGCGGCCGAGGCCTGCGGGGCCTGTCCCCTCAAGGCCCGCTGCACGCCGGCGGCGGCCCGTCAGGTCACGATCCACCCCTACGAGGTCGAGCTGCGGCAGGCTCGGGCGTACCAGCGCACCCCGGCCTTTCGGGAGCGCTACCGGCTGCGGGCCCGCATCGAGCGCATCGTGCGGCAGCTCAAGACCCACGGGGCCCGCAAGGCGCGCTACTGGGGTCGCATCAAGGTGCGCTTCCAGCTCCTGCTGGCCGCCATCAACCACAACATCAAGGAGGTGATGGCCGCCGGGCCACCCGTGGGGGTGGTGGGCCCCGCATGA
- a CDS encoding xylulokinase, with protein MEAILGCDIGTTTCKAILVSRDGETLAEVVLPYAARGPVHDPQQWWAAVRDTIRSVMARASGHSVVAMGLCGRGSGLAFLGGNGEPLPVPWASLASEVGRVPRVKTRRYSKLAAWGRAAEAFRRVDPAAADRLRSLCGVKDYINFVLTGRLATDPFSANTREWPRSTERYRVQRSWLPRISPGEEPLGPLKSDIADELGLPRGIPVAVGGHDGVCANLGAGMVEAGQGCVTLGTVGVIRVNTTRPLYPTRFCHTFTYPFIDGLWASGGDLPTGGVSVLWLAR; from the coding sequence ATGGAAGCCATCCTGGGCTGCGACATCGGAACGACCACATGTAAAGCCATACTCGTAAGCCGAGACGGCGAGACCCTTGCAGAGGTCGTATTGCCTTATGCCGCTCGCGGCCCGGTCCATGATCCGCAGCAGTGGTGGGCAGCCGTACGTGACACCATCCGGTCCGTTATGGCTCGCGCATCCGGACATAGCGTGGTTGCCATGGGCCTTTGCGGGCGGGGGTCCGGGCTTGCGTTCCTCGGCGGCAACGGAGAGCCTCTGCCCGTCCCCTGGGCATCGCTCGCCTCAGAGGTGGGTCGCGTCCCTCGCGTCAAGACACGCCGATACAGCAAACTCGCCGCGTGGGGCCGGGCGGCGGAAGCGTTTCGCCGGGTGGACCCTGCCGCCGCCGACAGGCTGCGCAGCCTGTGTGGAGTCAAGGATTATATCAACTTCGTTCTGACGGGGAGGCTCGCCACCGATCCTTTCAGCGCCAACACACGGGAGTGGCCTAGGTCGACGGAGCGCTACCGTGTTCAGCGTTCGTGGCTGCCCCGGATCTCTCCCGGCGAGGAGCCCCTCGGGCCCCTCAAGAGCGACATCGCAGACGAGCTGGGCCTCCCACGCGGGATTCCCGTGGCGGTGGGCGGGCACGACGGCGTGTGCGCCAATCTGGGCGCAGGGATGGTGGAGGCGGGTCAGGGCTGCGTCACCCTGGGCACCGTCGGAGTGATCCGGGTCAACACGACGCGGCCCCTCTACCCCACGCGGTTTTGTCACACCTTCACCTATCCCTTTATCGACGGGCTCTGGGCGTCGGGCGGCGACCTGCCCACAGGAGGGGTGTCCGTGCTGTGGCTGGCTAGGTGA
- a CDS encoding transposase has protein sequence MLGRRNRQTTFDDVTWRQRIPKDSYWWRLHDWAVQNLDESMFAPLFDARTGRPSVSPVHTFLALLIQMEKGYSDREMEQESRFDDRVKLAILAGRDFEGIDAVTLCDHRRRFLQHGIAAAMLERTLASAKQAGLFSPERSQIVDSFLIHGGAAVQDTYTLIRKGIVRVLAVARMHELDGPLSAVLKRTDYHQPGKPRIDWDDAEARRQLLQALVDDALALVAAARALAKVPEDLKAMVDLLERVATQDIERDPDGTVRLKQGGGQGPGHLGGRPRDAPWPQDGLEPGRRLQSPSDDGRRGPPAGHRRRGDARQRTGRREAGGDAGRPGAARPPPPRRCWAIRRTSTSSAPGARPRRGPSSWPRRPRRRTGRGTSRRRPSPWTPTPARSPAPQGRRSASTRADCSTTRGSW, from the coding sequence GTGCTGGGCCGGCGCAACCGGCAGACCACCTTCGACGACGTCACCTGGCGACAGCGCATCCCCAAGGACTCCTACTGGTGGCGGCTCCACGACTGGGCGGTGCAGAACCTGGACGAATCGATGTTTGCTCCGCTGTTTGACGCCCGCACCGGAAGGCCTTCGGTGAGCCCGGTCCACACGTTTCTGGCGCTGTTGATCCAGATGGAGAAGGGCTACTCGGACCGGGAGATGGAGCAGGAATCCCGCTTCGATGACCGGGTGAAGCTGGCGATTTTGGCGGGGCGGGACTTTGAGGGCATCGATGCGGTGACGCTGTGCGACCACCGCCGGCGCTTCTTGCAGCATGGCATCGCGGCGGCCATGCTGGAGAGGACCCTGGCCTCGGCCAAGCAGGCGGGGCTGTTTTCGCCGGAGCGCTCCCAGATCGTCGATTCCTTTCTCATCCACGGCGGGGCCGCCGTGCAGGACACCTACACCCTCATCCGCAAGGGTATCGTGCGGGTCCTGGCGGTGGCCCGGATGCACGAGCTGGACGGTCCGCTTTCGGCGGTACTGAAGCGCACCGATTACCACCAGCCGGGCAAGCCCCGGATCGACTGGGACGACGCCGAGGCCCGCCGACAGCTGCTCCAGGCGCTGGTCGACGACGCGTTGGCCCTGGTGGCGGCGGCGCGGGCGCTTGCGAAGGTGCCCGAGGACTTGAAGGCCATGGTGGACCTGCTGGAGCGGGTGGCCACCCAGGACATCGAGCGGGACCCGGACGGGACGGTCCGCCTCAAGCAGGGGGGTGGCCAAGGACCGGGTCATCTCGGTGGTCGACCCCGAGATGCGCCATGGCCACAAGACGGCCTCGAACCGGGCAGACGGCTACAAAGCCCATCTGATGACGGGCGGCGAGGGCCACCGGCTGGTCACCGCCGTCGCGGTGACGCCCGCCAACGCACCGGACGACGCGAGGCTGGAGGCGATGCTGGACGACCAGGAGCGGCACGGCCACCGCCCCCGCGGAGGTGCTGGGCGATCAGGCGTACTTCGACGTCGAGCGCGCCCGGCGCCAGGCCGAGAAGGGGACCCTCATCGTGGCCAAGGCGCCCCCGGCGACGAACCGGGAGGGGTACTTCTCGAAGGAGGCCTTCGCCCTGGACGCCGACGCCGGCACGCTCACCTGCCCCGCAGGGCAGACGGTCCGCTTCGACCCGGGCCGACTGCAGCACCACAAGGGGTTCGTGGTGA
- a CDS encoding IS1634 family transposase produces MATIIRKRKGNGLYYYAVEVRRVNGQPRIVWQKYLGKLEDIVRRKEEPTPKPVTAKLFDFGAVAALWTIARRLRLVEHVDAHAPKRDQGPSVGEYMLIAALNRAVAPTSKAKMGEWFEGTVLRRLMPHVKARQLSSQRFWDHMDRLDAETLRAIERDLTAHMVREFALDLRALVYDTTNFVTYIDSATDSAIPQRGASKAKRFDLKQVGLALLVTLDFHVPLFHDAYPGHRHDSREFESVVDELVARYRMLAEQCEDITLILDKGNNARPNYQHLQGYHVVGSLVPSQHPDLLSIPKSAFHPLQGQWAGHWAYRTTQTVFGRPHTVLLVYHETLFLGQLQGMTTKLKKATQALREISARLERYRQHRRGQPPTLEGVKRQVEGILKGESLHELIHIDLRLEEGLPALHFEIDHAALQALAERRFGKTLLFTDQASWTDEQIVAAYRGQAHVERAIRQMKDPHFESFRPMFHWTDGKIRVHAFYCVMALALASLLLREVHRRAQARGMEPPVDSIPELVDTLGGIHEVAHLYPLASKIPGHLTLSEMSPRQRLLFDLLELAALAP; encoded by the coding sequence GTGGCTACCATTATTCGGAAACGCAAGGGGAACGGCCTGTACTACTACGCCGTCGAGGTCCGGCGGGTGAACGGCCAGCCCCGCATCGTCTGGCAGAAGTACCTGGGCAAGCTGGAGGACATCGTCCGGCGCAAAGAGGAGCCGACCCCCAAGCCGGTCACCGCTAAGCTCTTCGACTTCGGCGCGGTGGCCGCCCTGTGGACCATCGCCCGAAGGCTGCGCCTCGTCGAGCACGTCGACGCCCACGCCCCCAAGCGAGACCAGGGCCCCAGCGTGGGCGAGTACATGCTGATCGCGGCCCTCAACCGGGCGGTGGCGCCCACCAGCAAGGCGAAGATGGGCGAGTGGTTCGAAGGCACCGTGCTGCGCCGGCTGATGCCCCATGTGAAGGCCCGGCAGCTTTCCAGCCAGCGCTTCTGGGATCACATGGACCGCCTGGATGCCGAAACGTTGCGGGCCATCGAGCGGGACCTGACCGCCCACATGGTCCGGGAGTTCGCGTTGGACTTGCGGGCGCTCGTCTACGACACCACCAACTTCGTCACCTACATCGACTCGGCCACCGACTCCGCGATCCCCCAGCGAGGGGCGAGCAAGGCCAAGCGCTTCGACCTCAAGCAGGTGGGGCTGGCCCTTTTGGTGACGCTCGATTTCCACGTGCCGCTCTTCCATGACGCCTACCCGGGCCATCGGCACGACAGCCGGGAGTTCGAAAGCGTCGTCGACGAACTGGTCGCACGCTACCGGATGCTGGCCGAGCAGTGCGAGGACATCACCCTCATTTTGGACAAGGGCAACAACGCCCGCCCCAACTACCAGCACCTGCAAGGCTACCACGTGGTGGGCTCCCTGGTCCCCTCCCAGCATCCGGACCTGCTTTCCATCCCCAAATCCGCCTTCCACCCCCTCCAAGGGCAGTGGGCCGGGCACTGGGCTTACCGGACCACCCAGACCGTCTTCGGACGGCCCCACACGGTGCTGCTGGTCTACCACGAAACGCTCTTCTTGGGGCAACTCCAGGGCATGACGACGAAGTTGAAAAAGGCGACCCAGGCCCTGCGGGAGATCAGCGCCCGCCTGGAGCGCTATCGCCAGCATCGACGCGGCCAGCCGCCCACGCTGGAGGGCGTGAAACGCCAGGTCGAGGGCATTTTGAAAGGAGAGTCCTTGCACGAGTTGATTCACATTGACCTCCGCCTGGAAGAGGGACTGCCGGCCCTCCACTTCGAAATCGACCATGCCGCCTTGCAGGCCCTGGCCGAGCGGCGCTTTGGCAAGACGCTGTTGTTCACCGACCAGGCCAGCTGGACCGACGAGCAGATCGTGGCCGCCTACCGGGGCCAGGCGCACGTGGAGCGGGCCATCCGGCAGATGAAAGATCCCCACTTCGAAAGCTTTCGGCCCATGTTCCACTGGACCGACGGCAAGATCCGGGTGCACGCCTTTTACTGCGTGATGGCCCTGGCCCTCGCCTCCCTGTTGCTGCGCGAGGTGCACCGCCGGGCCCAGGCCCGGGGGATGGAGCCGCCGGTCGACAGCATCCCTGAGTTGGTGGACACGCTGGGGGGCATCCACGAGGTGGCCCACCTCTACCCCCTCGCGTCCAAGATCCCCGGCCATCTGACCCTCTCCGAGATGTCCCCCCGCCAGCGCCTCCTCTTCGACCTGCTCGAGCTGGCCGCCCTGGCCCCTTGA
- a CDS encoding M20 family metallopeptidase yields the protein MQYVRGDEVIALLQEILRIRSENPPGNERDVAYHLGERLRRSGFDVSYFEPEPLRTSVVAILKGTGGGRSLILNGHIDTGPVGEGWTRDPLGGQVEDGKIYGRGAGDMKSGIAAMVGAAEAVIASGMRRRGDLILMLVADESSGGHKGTGYVVRQVKLKADMAVVCEPSGTHIAIAHRGVVWVEVEVRGKSGQAARPWSGVNAISLMGRVITALDATLPGHFAKRTHEILPSPTHSFGTIAGGIKPNVIAEACRVVIDRRTLPGESVDDVVDEIQRIAEEAIAGTGARVQSRPVMVVEPSEVPADSEPVNRCREALRAVTGMEAKLAGAGGFTDAHWLNNNLGIPTVVFGPWYLHLTGGSVSDIPDEFNYVEDVVTGTRVYAHLIADVIG from the coding sequence GTGCAGTACGTGCGGGGCGACGAGGTCATCGCGCTTCTCCAGGAGATCCTGCGAATTCGCTCCGAGAATCCGCCCGGCAACGAGAGAGACGTGGCCTACCACCTCGGTGAGCGGTTGCGGCGGTCGGGGTTCGACGTATCGTACTTCGAGCCGGAGCCGCTGCGGACAAGTGTCGTCGCCATCCTGAAGGGAACGGGTGGTGGCCGCTCCCTCATCCTCAACGGGCACATCGACACGGGCCCCGTGGGCGAGGGATGGACGCGCGACCCGTTGGGAGGGCAGGTTGAGGACGGGAAGATATACGGCCGAGGCGCCGGCGACATGAAGTCCGGCATCGCTGCCATGGTCGGCGCGGCCGAAGCGGTGATCGCAAGCGGCATGCGACGCCGTGGCGATCTGATACTGATGCTCGTAGCCGACGAGAGCTCGGGCGGACACAAAGGGACGGGATACGTCGTCCGCCAGGTGAAGCTGAAGGCCGATATGGCCGTGGTATGCGAGCCCAGTGGCACTCACATAGCTATTGCCCACCGCGGGGTCGTCTGGGTCGAGGTCGAAGTGCGAGGCAAGTCGGGTCAGGCGGCACGGCCGTGGTCGGGCGTCAATGCCATTAGCCTCATGGGCCGGGTCATCACCGCTCTCGACGCGACGCTGCCGGGCCACTTCGCCAAACGCACTCACGAAATACTTCCCTCACCCACGCACAGCTTCGGCACCATCGCAGGCGGTATCAAGCCCAACGTCATCGCAGAGGCATGCCGTGTGGTGATCGATAGAAGGACCTTGCCCGGAGAGAGCGTCGACGATGTCGTCGACGAGATCCAGCGCATCGCCGAGGAGGCCATCGCCGGCACCGGCGCTCGCGTGCAGTCACGGCCTGTCATGGTGGTCGAACCCTCCGAGGTGCCCGCGGATTCGGAGCCCGTCAACCGCTGTCGTGAGGCGTTGCGCGCGGTCACGGGGATGGAGGCGAAGCTCGCCGGCGCCGGGGGGTTCACCGATGCCCATTGGCTCAACAACAACCTGGGTATACCGACCGTCGTGTTCGGTCCCTGGTACTTGCACCTCACCGGAGGCAGCGTCTCTGACATCCCCGACGAGTTCAACTACGTCGAGGACGTGGTGACGGGCACGCGGGTCTACGCTCACCTCATCGCCGACGTCATCGGTTGA